One segment of Panicum virgatum strain AP13 chromosome 1K, P.virgatum_v5, whole genome shotgun sequence DNA contains the following:
- the LOC120639326 gene encoding uncharacterized protein LOC120639326 isoform X1: MGKGGELWDDSALVDAFDRAVASYKEMHGKSNRATPCEDEKPAAAATAEVEEPITAEAEDEQREKDVNCGSTPCGLADTPQLPSEERQAVEHVPLQETDPVKETHVSESKTLSSDATDADGNMSSSQQTWEYNELLRQYYELEEKSRNILQQLQQTNYWNYQASGYACTTQQQQIPAYSATAPDPHSSSTQSSCCYWNVPLVSFSCCSAGQPSERSACMPPSGGCSVSLTCDQCPGTSTTYPSVSNFMQLPTKLSPNGDQVAKAAMMTAEGALNFMRSTVSAQPGSQKTESETGKEESTSMGMNPNLDITGADSDLAVLLNAWYAAGFYTGRYLALQSTKNSKQ; this comes from the exons ATGGGCAAGGGCGGCGAGTTGTGGGACGACTCCGCGCTGGTGGACGCCTTCGACCGCGCCGTCGCCTCCTACAAG GAAATGCATGGCAAGAGCAACCGGGCAACGCCATGTGAGGATGAAAAGCCTGCTGCAGCTGCTACTGCAGAAGTAGAGGAACCCATCACTGCTGAAGCAGAGGATGA GCAACGAGAGAAAGATGTCAACTGTGGCAGCACACCCTGTGGTCTGGCGGATACACCACAGTTGCCCTCTGAAGAAAGACAAGCAGTTGAACATGTTCCTCTTCAAGAAACTGATCCAGTCAAAGAAACACATGTTTCAGAGTCTAAGACACTCTCTTCAGATGCTACTGATGCTGATGGAAATATGAGCTCAAGCCAGCAAACATGGGAGTACAATGAATTGCTGAGACAGTACTATGAGCTTGAGGAGAAGAGTCGGAACATTCTTCAGCAACTCCAACAAACAAACTACTGGAATTATCAAGCATCCGGATATGCTTGTACAACCCAACAGCAGCAAATTCCTGCTTATAGTGCCACAGCTCCAGATCCTCACTCCTCCAGCACTCAATCCTCATGCTGCTACTGGAATGTTCCCCTGGTATCTTTCTCCTGCTGTTCAGCTGGCCAACCAAGTGAACGTTCTGCTTGTATGCCGCCTAGTGGTGGCTGCAGCGTATCATTGACTT GTGATCAGTGCCCTGGTACAAGCACCACATACCCTAGCGTTTCAAACTTCATGCAGCTCCCAACAAAGTTATCTCCCAATGGTGATCAAGTTGCTAAGGCTGCAATGATGACTGCTGAAGGTGCCTTGAATTTTATGAGAAGTACAGTATCTGCACAACCTGGCTCCCAAA AAACTGAGTCAGAAACTGGGAAGGAGGAGAGCACAAGTATGGGCATGAACCCGAATCTTGACATAACTGGAGCAGATAGTGATCTTGCTGTTCTCTTAAATGCATGGTATGCGGCTGGGTTCTATACTGGCAG GTACCTTGCTCTGCAATCTACGAAAAATTCAAAACAATAG
- the LOC120639326 gene encoding uncharacterized protein LOC120639326 isoform X2: MGKGGELWDDSALVDAFDRAVASYKEMHGKSNRATPCEDEKPAAAATAEVEEPITAEAEDEQREKDVNCGSTPCGLADTPQLPSEERQAVEHVPLQETDPVKETHVSESKTLSSDATDADGNMSSSQQTWEYNELLRQYYELEEKSRNILQQLQQTNYWNYQASGYACTTQQQQIPAYSATAPDPHSSSTQSSCCYWNVPLVSFSCCSAGQPSERSACMPPSGGCSVSLTCDQCPGTSTTYPSVSNFMQLPTKLSPNGDQVAKAAMMTAEGALNFMRSTVSAQPGSQSKN, encoded by the exons ATGGGCAAGGGCGGCGAGTTGTGGGACGACTCCGCGCTGGTGGACGCCTTCGACCGCGCCGTCGCCTCCTACAAG GAAATGCATGGCAAGAGCAACCGGGCAACGCCATGTGAGGATGAAAAGCCTGCTGCAGCTGCTACTGCAGAAGTAGAGGAACCCATCACTGCTGAAGCAGAGGATGA GCAACGAGAGAAAGATGTCAACTGTGGCAGCACACCCTGTGGTCTGGCGGATACACCACAGTTGCCCTCTGAAGAAAGACAAGCAGTTGAACATGTTCCTCTTCAAGAAACTGATCCAGTCAAAGAAACACATGTTTCAGAGTCTAAGACACTCTCTTCAGATGCTACTGATGCTGATGGAAATATGAGCTCAAGCCAGCAAACATGGGAGTACAATGAATTGCTGAGACAGTACTATGAGCTTGAGGAGAAGAGTCGGAACATTCTTCAGCAACTCCAACAAACAAACTACTGGAATTATCAAGCATCCGGATATGCTTGTACAACCCAACAGCAGCAAATTCCTGCTTATAGTGCCACAGCTCCAGATCCTCACTCCTCCAGCACTCAATCCTCATGCTGCTACTGGAATGTTCCCCTGGTATCTTTCTCCTGCTGTTCAGCTGGCCAACCAAGTGAACGTTCTGCTTGTATGCCGCCTAGTGGTGGCTGCAGCGTATCATTGACTT GTGATCAGTGCCCTGGTACAAGCACCACATACCCTAGCGTTTCAAACTTCATGCAGCTCCCAACAAAGTTATCTCCCAATGGTGATCAAGTTGCTAAGGCTGCAATGATGACTGCTGAAGGTGCCTTGAATTTTATGAGAAGTACAGTATCTGCACAACCTGGCTCCCAAAGTAA AAACTGA